In Labeo rohita strain BAU-BD-2019 chromosome 16, IGBB_LRoh.1.0, whole genome shotgun sequence, one DNA window encodes the following:
- the erfl1 gene encoding ETS domain-containing transcription factor ERF-like: protein MDCNCVSDLLLTPPVPTLWTPGIAFPDWAYKPESSPGSRQIQLWHFILELLQKEEYQGVIAWQGDYGEFVIKDPDEVARLWGIRKCKPHMNYDKLSRALRYYYNKRILHKTKGKRFTYKFNFSKVVLVNYPLLDMASSPFLLAQNHFNGGTATPDCSPVTPEALQSLFPRLPESGRGPSLFERSAGAPGPDGDKLRLDTFPFLGSGAPCYSKPPSLLGPYPRNPSFDYPWGFNPYLPGAFSLNNCPKLPPGSLYSSHFYPNPLQSGLSQLSHPFSSLLPPGDTTGAERGQTGGTNGSAGGQPPRLCIPPYPGSLTLGRTELGNGGTGVGDRERGETNAGVTGGGLGLGLGLGLGLGGVSVGSGGGGRQSPSERRKGVKQDPESDSELEITDLSDCSSENENEPDFSLGKEPGLGGRSHLLEAKSGGLGGVLPPLSSLPPPVSPHPLKSLGPLTPPPSSLPPSLSPSLTVVDRHRETETLKLAHS, encoded by the exons ATGGACTGTAACTGTGTTAGTGACCTGCTGCTCACGCCACCCGTCCCAACCCTCTGGACACCAG GCATCGCCTTCCCAGACTGGGCCTATAAGCCAGAATCAAGCCCAGGCTCCAGGCAGATCCAGCTGTGGCACTTCATCCTGGAGCTGCTGCAGAAGGAAGAATACCAGGGGGTGATTGCCTGGCAGGGAGACTATGGTGAATTTGTGATCAAAGACCCAGATGAGGTGGCAAGACTGTGGGGCATTCGGAAGTGCAAACCTCACATGAACTACGACAAGCTTAGCCGAGCGCTTAG GTACTACTACAACAAACGCATTTTGCACAAAACTAAAGGCAAGCGCTTCACCTACAAGTTTAACTTTAGTAAGGTGGTTCTGGTGAATTACCCACTGCTGGACATGGCCAGTTCTCCATTCCTATTGGCCCAGAACCACTTTAATGGAGGAACAGCAACACCAGATTGCAGCCCTGTCACGCCTGAG GCCCTTCAGTCTTTATTCCCTCGTTTGCCTGAATCAGGACGAGGGCCCTCTCTGTTTGAGCGCAGTGCAGGGGCCCCAGGGCCTGATGGGGACAAACTGAGACTGGACACTTTTCCTTTCCTCGGCTCAG GGGCTCCTTGTTACTCCAAACCTCCATCCCTGTTGGGTCCTTACCCACGGAACCCCTCTTTTGACTACCCCTGGGGCTTCAACCCCTACCTCCCAGGGGCCTTTTCTCTGAACAATTGTCCCAAATTGCCCCCAGGCTCCCTCTACTCCTCACATTTCTATCCCAACCCGCTCCAATCCGGCCTGTCTCAGCTGTCACACCCCTTCTCTTCGCTCTTACCCCCCGGAGACACGACCGGGGCAGAACGCGGTCAAACGGGAGGAACGAACGGCTCTGCGGGCGGTCAGCCTCCCAGACTCTGCATCCCACCGTACCCAGGGAGCTTGACACTGGGTCGGACTGAGCTGGGGAACGGGGGTACGGGCGTAGGAGACCGGGAAAGAGGGGAGACCAACGCTGGCGTAACAGGCGGAGGTCTCGGTTTAGGGTTAGGCCTCGGATTGGGATTGGGTGGAGTTAGTGTGGGAAGCGGAGGAGGAGGTCGTCAAAGCCCTTCCGAGCGGAGAAAGGGCGTGAAGCAAGATCCGGAGTCTGACTCTGAGCTGGAGATCACAGACCTGAGCGACTGCAGCTCGGAGAACGAGAACGAGCCGGACTTCTCTCTGGGGAAGGAGCCAGGGTTGGGTGGTCGCTCACACCTTCTAGAGGCCAAATCCGGGGGTCTCGGGGGAGTCCTGCCCCCTCTCTCTTCTCTTCCTCCACCTGTGTCTCCGCATCCCCTCAAAAGTCTGGGACCCCTGACTCCTCCACCGTCATCCCTGCCTCCATCCCTCTCTCCTTCCCTCACTGTGGTCGACCGGCACAGGGAAACAGAGACACTTAAACTTGCTCACAGTTAA